The Candidatus Krumholzibacteriota bacterium DNA window CCTCCCGCCTCGAGGAACAGGGGGAGCAGGTTGGCCGCCGGCGGATCGTTCGCGTCGATCGCCGATTCGGGAACGAACCGGACGATCTCTCCCCAGGCGTCCGAGGCGGAGGAAAACGTCCAGACGACGCTGCGATACCGGGCGAAAACCGCGGCGCCGGGGGCGAGTCCGGCGTGGTCGTTCAGGACGTCCCACACGTCAGTCGACGGGTCGAATCCCGTCGCGCGGCCGCAGAGGGCCGTCCAGAATGCGTCGTGCTCGCTCTCGGTCGGCATCTCGCCGAGCGGCTTCGGTTCGTTGTCGGAGGCGAAATCGTCGATCCAGAGAAGCGGGCGTTCCATGGCGAGGGGAACGACCTCGACGGCGACCCGGGCCGTCGTCGCGTTCCCGTGGATGTCGGTGGCTTCGACGACGAGCGTGTGCATGCCGGCGTCGAGCGTCCGCGGCGGAATGTCGATGGTGCCGTTTCGCGTTTCCCTCGAGACGGGGAGGAGGCCGGGCGAGGCGACGTCCCATCCCCATCGCCACGAGGCGATCGACGAGGAGTAGGTCGACGCGTCCGCCTCGACGGTGAACCGGACGACGGCTCCCTCGAAGAGGGCGCGTCGCGCGACCGGGGCGTCGCCCGAGAAGAGGAGGATGCCGAGCCGGTCGTCGCGCACGGTGACGAGAGGCGCGACCTCCCCGGCTTCGCGGAAGATCCGCGCGTTCGTCGTCTGATCGAAATCCTCCGTGACCCGGCCGAGCGCGTCGCGCGCCTGGACGGCGAAGAGGAGACGCGCGGCGGAAGACAGCGAACGGTCGATGGCGACTCCGTCGCCGCCGCCGGCGAGCGGCGCGAAGAAGGTCCACCGCGACCATGCATCCTCGTACCGTCCCGGGTGCGCGGCGAGCTCGGCGACGGGATCGAATCCGGGAAGGCCGCTTCCCGCCATCTCCGATGTTTCCATGTAGAGCCAGCGGACCGCGACCGGCGCCCCGGCGCCGCGGCGCCAGGAGATCTCGATCGGGCCGGGCAGGGGCGTGTCCCCGGTGATGGCGGCCGGACGTTCGATGACGACCGACGGCGCGGCGTCTTCCTCTTCCGCGGGGGCGAGCGGTGCGTGGCACCCCGCCAGCAGGCATAACATGGCGACGGCGGCGGAGGTCGCGAGAATGACGGTGCGGAGCATGTCGTGTCCGTTCTGGTGCGGCGGCCCGGATGCGTCTCTCGACGGCTATTGCTTACGCGAAAGATAAAAAGAAAGTTTCACATGTCAACCGCGCGACGGCGCCTCGCGGCGGATTTCCCCCGTGGAGGGCCTTCCTTGACAGCGCGAAAGGAGCGTGCTAGCGTTCGTCTTTTCCGGTTGCGCCGCGATGCGCGACGCGCCGCGCCCGGCAACGCCCGGTGCGCGCGATCGATCGAAACGACAAATCGGCTCTTTGCAGGGGAGGACGGGACATGGAACTTTCCGCGATCCAGGAGGCGCTCAGGCAGAAGGGGATCGACGGGTGGCTGTTCTGCGATTTTCACAACCGGGACCATCTCGCCTACCGGATCCTCGGGCTCGATTTCGAGAAGATGACCTCGCGCCGTTGGTTCTACTTCATTCCCGCCGACGGCGAGCCCGTCAAACTGGCGCACCGGGTCGAGGCAACCAAGCTCGATCCCTTGCCCGGACGCACGGTGCATTACCACCCATGGGCCGAGTTGCACGCATCGCTCAGGGAGATCCTCGGCGGGCCGAAGTCGATCGCGATGCAGTACTCGCCGCTCAACAACATCCCCTACACGTCGATCGTGGACGGCGGGACGATCGAACTGATCCGCTCCTTCGGCCACGAGGTCGTCTCGTCGGCTGATCTCGTGCAGCTCTTCGAGGCGATCATCGACGAGGCAGGATACGAGAGCCACGTGCAAGCCGGCGACATCATCCAGAAGATCAAGAACGAGGCCTTCGCCCTCATCGGGAAGCGCGTCCGCGACGGTGTCAAACTCACCGAGTACGATGTGGCGAGGTTCATTCTCGACCGCTTCGAGGAGGAGAACATCACGCCGGGCCACGACATCCCGATCGTCGGCATCAACGACCATCCGGCGAATCCCCATTTCGAGCCCACGCCGGAGGATTCGTACGAGTTCAAGAAGGGCGACACGGTTCTCATCGATCTCTGGGGCAAGTTCAAGGAGCCGGGATCGATCTACTACGACATCACCTGGTGCGGGTTCGTCGGCGACGAGCCGCCCGAGAAATACCGCGAGATATTCCACGTCGTGCGCGACGCGCGGATCGCGGCGGTGAACTTCGTCCGGAACCGGTTCGCGGCGGGAAAGCCGGTGTTCGGCTGGGAGGTCGACGACGCCTGCCGCAACGTCGTGAAGGAGGCGGGGTACGGGGATTTCTTCATCCACCGGACGGGGCATTCGATCGGCGAGGAAGTGCACGGCAACGGCGTGCACATCGACAATCTCGAGACGAAGGACGAACGGCAGCTCGTTCCGGG harbors:
- a CDS encoding M24 family metallopeptidase, with amino-acid sequence MELSAIQEALRQKGIDGWLFCDFHNRDHLAYRILGLDFEKMTSRRWFYFIPADGEPVKLAHRVEATKLDPLPGRTVHYHPWAELHASLREILGGPKSIAMQYSPLNNIPYTSIVDGGTIELIRSFGHEVVSSADLVQLFEAIIDEAGYESHVQAGDIIQKIKNEAFALIGKRVRDGVKLTEYDVARFILDRFEEENITPGHDIPIVGINDHPANPHFEPTPEDSYEFKKGDTVLIDLWGKFKEPGSIYYDITWCGFVGDEPPEKYREIFHVVRDARIAAVNFVRNRFAAGKPVFGWEVDDACRNVVKEAGYGDFFIHRTGHSIGEEVHGNGVHIDNLETKDERQLVPGICFSIEPGIYLEGEMAARSEIDLFIRLDGSVVVHGEEQMELIRIHV